Within the Dialister hominis genome, the region TGAAAAGATCAAGACAGTAAAGAACGCTGTAGACTATATCGACAGCCAGATTCAGTAATAAGTAGTGAATTTGATATTCATAATGGAGCCGGGGAAGTATATTGCTTCCCCGGTAAACCAATATGATAAGGAAAATTGGGGAAAATGCCTCAAAAAAGCGGATTACGTATCTGCTGTCATCCGTTTTTTTGAGGTTTTGTCCTGGGATCGAATACATAATAATCATATTTTTTTAGTGAGGTGCTCCTTTATGGAAAAGAGAAGAGTCGTTATTACAGGGATGGGTGCAGTAACCCCTGTTGGTATTGGAACAGAAGAATTTTGGGATGCGCTGCTGGCAGGAAAATCCGGCATCGCTCCGATTACTGAATTTGATGCAACAGATTTCCCTGTAAAGATCGCAGGCGAAGTCAAAGGCTTTGATCCTGAAAAATATGTTGGAGATAAAAAAGCTGTACGTCACATGGACAGAAATGCCCAGTTCGCTGTAGCAGCAGCTAAGATGGCAGTTAACGATGCAAAGCTGGATATGGCTAATGAAGATCCAAACCGTGTAGGAACCATCATCGGAACGGGCATCGGCGGCATCAAGACAATGGAAGATACCGTACACCGCATCGATACCCGCGGTTCTGCAAAGGTCAACCCGTTTGCTGTACCGATGATGATTGCAAACATGGCTTCCGGCCAGATTTCCATTACATTCGGCCTGATGGGACCGGTACTTGCTGATGTAACAGCATGCGCTTCCGGCAACAATGCAATTGGAAGAGCAACAAGAATGATCCAGTACGGTGATGCCGATGTCATGTTTGCCGGCGGCACCGAAGCTGCAGTAGCGAAGACACCGATGGCTGGATTTGCTGCCATGAAAGCACTCTCCTCAAGAGACTGCCCTCCGGAAGAAGCATCCTGCCCGTTTGATATCAGACGTGACGGATTTGTTCTCAGTGAAGGCAGCGGCGTCCTGATTCTTGAAGAACTGGAACACGCTAAAAACAGAGGCGCACATATTTATGCTGAAGTTATCGGCTACGGCACAAATGGTGATGCATACCATATTACAGCTCCAAGACCGGATGGCGAACTTGCAGCACGCTGCATGCAGAAAGCTATCGATGATGCAGGAATTTCTCCGGAAGACATCGATTACATCAATGCGCATGGCACATCCACAGGTCTTAACGACAAGAACGAAACCAAGGCAATCAAGAAAGTACTTGGAAAACATGCCTATGATATCGTTGTCAATTCAACAAAATCCATGACAGGGCATCTTCTTGGCGCTGCAGGCGCAGTTGAAGCAATCGTCTGCGTCATGTCCATTATGAACAATAAGGTTCATCAGACACTGAACCTGGTTACTCCGGATCCGGAATGTGATCTTGACTACGCTCCGGAAGGCCCGAGAGACATGAAGGTTGATGTAACCATGTCCAATGCATTCGGCTTTGGCGGACATAATGCTGTTGTTATCCTGAGGCGCTATGAAGAATGAATCATTCGGAAATAAGACGGAAGGAACGTCTCGCAGAAGTGAGGGAATTTGCTGAAGAAAATCAGATTCCTGTGCAGAACATTCAGCTGCTAAATACTGCATTGACACATACGTCTTATGCGAATGAACATAAGAATGAAGTGATCCATGACAATGAGAGACTTGAGTTTTTAGGCGATGCAGTCCTGGATCTTGTTGTCGGTGAATATCTTTTTCTGCGTTTCCCGTCATGGCCGGAAGGCGAACTGACGAGAGCAAAAGCCAGTGCAGTATGCAAGCCGGCTTGTGCGGAATGTGCTGCCAAGTTTCAGGTAGGGAAGTACATGCGTCTTGGAAAGGGCGAAGAACTTTCCGGCGGGCGTACAAGGATTTCGATTCTTGGAGATGCCTTTGAAGCTGTTATCGGTGCCATCTATCTGGATAATAATTATGAAGTCGCTGCCCGTTTTATCCTGGGGCATCTGAAAAAGTTCCTTGATCTGATTGATCAGGGCGATTATGATCATGATTACAAATCCGATCTTCAGGAACTGGCGCAGAAGCACGGAGACGTGGATATTCGCTATGACGTTGTCAGGGATGAAGGCCCCGATCATGACAAGACCATTTGGATGAAGATCATGATTAATGGCAAAGACTTCGGTACGGGCGTTGGAAAAAATAAAAAGGAAGCAGCGCAGAAAGCTGCCAAGGAAGCAATAGAGCGTATCCATAAGGGAGAACGCTTTTAACGAAAATAAAAAGCTGTGAAAACGAATCATCATTTTCACAGCTTTTTTTGTTACATTGATTCATATTTAAGTAAGAAATCGAAGGCAGACGAAATCTTAATAATTCTCAGCTTTGATTTCGAAGAAAGATCTTGGGTGACCGCAGACAGGACATTCAATAGGAGCTTCTACAGATTCAACCGTGTATCCGCAGTTGGAGCAGATCCAGAGCTTCTTTTCACCTCTCTTGAACAACCTTTCGTTTTCTACATTGGCAAGCAGAAGCTAGTAGCGGGTTTCATGGGACTTTTCAATTTCGCCGACCTTGGAGAAAAGGAATGCAATCTGCGGGAAGCCTTCTTTTTTAGCGGTTTCAGCAAATTCAGGATACATGGAGGTCCATTCATCGTGTTCGCCTTCGGCAGCCATCTCCAGATGTTCAGCGGTCGATTTTCTCAGATCTCCGACAAGCCAGAACTAGATCTTGGCATGTGCTCTTTCATTATTGGCTGTTTCTCTGAATAAGTCAGAAATCTGGCGGGAGCAGTCCGGATCCTTTTCAGCTTTATTGGCAAAAAGATTATATTTTACATGAGCCTGCGATTCACCGGCATATGCTGCACGCAGATTCTTTTCTGTTTCTGTGCCTTTGAGGCGCACCATTTCTTTCGCAATC harbors:
- the fabF gene encoding beta-ketoacyl-ACP synthase II — translated: MEKRRVVITGMGAVTPVGIGTEEFWDALLAGKSGIAPITEFDATDFPVKIAGEVKGFDPEKYVGDKKAVRHMDRNAQFAVAAAKMAVNDAKLDMANEDPNRVGTIIGTGIGGIKTMEDTVHRIDTRGSAKVNPFAVPMMIANMASGQISITFGLMGPVLADVTACASGNNAIGRATRMIQYGDADVMFAGGTEAAVAKTPMAGFAAMKALSSRDCPPEEASCPFDIRRDGFVLSEGSGVLILEELEHAKNRGAHIYAEVIGYGTNGDAYHITAPRPDGELAARCMQKAIDDAGISPEDIDYINAHGTSTGLNDKNETKAIKKVLGKHAYDIVVNSTKSMTGHLLGAAGAVEAIVCVMSIMNNKVHQTLNLVTPDPECDLDYAPEGPRDMKVDVTMSNAFGFGGHNAVVILRRYEE
- the rnc gene encoding ribonuclease III, whose protein sequence is MNHSEIRRKERLAEVREFAEENQIPVQNIQLLNTALTHTSYANEHKNEVIHDNERLEFLGDAVLDLVVGEYLFLRFPSWPEGELTRAKASAVCKPACAECAAKFQVGKYMRLGKGEELSGGRTRISILGDAFEAVIGAIYLDNNYEVAARFILGHLKKFLDLIDQGDYDHDYKSDLQELAQKHGDVDIRYDVVRDEGPDHDKTIWMKIMINGKDFGTGVGKNKKEAAQKAAKEAIERIHKGERF